The sequence ATACCACTAATCCTTATAATAAAGACAGGTTTATTTATTCAAAAATAGAATCCAAGTTTAATTACAAGTTGGTTTATCTTATTCCAAAACTAGAAGAGATCGTAAAAGCAAGAGATCCTCAATTGAAAGATGAGTTCATTGCTAAAACGGATCTTTTAAGAACGGAACTTGAAAAGGATGCCGTAGAATCTAAAAAACTCGGTTTTAAAGACGAGCTTCCGGATTTTAAAAATTCCGAATCTGTTTTAGCCTATCTGCAGAATTTAAACACCTTTTATGGAGAAAAATTTAATCATGCTTCGAGATTAAAAGAAGAGTTTATAGCAAAACAGGTAAAGATGCTCGGAAGTGAAGCCAGGTGCGAAGAACAGAAGCTGAATTATTTTAGCAATAGCCTCGACGAGATTATGACAGGAAGTCTTGTAAAAGAAAAAATCGTTGTGGAAGATAACGCCCTTGTTCAGATTGTAGATCCCGTTTTTCAGGATCCCGACAATAAAAATACCTTATTCAGCACGCGAACTCATTTTCTTTCGGCAAGTAAATATCTTTTTAACAAGCTTATACCCACTTATTATTTTAATCTTTTAGTTATCTGGTTAATGAATGGTGTCTTATTCCTTTTCCTTTATCTGGATGTGTTTAAGAGAGTTTTTACTAAGATGAAGTAAGAGAAATCCCTTAGAAGAAATAAATATAAACTCAATAATAAAATAAAAACAATAAACCAATTTTGCAAAATAAAATAGTCAGACGAATGTGAAGCAAAATGCATTGCCAAAACGCCTGTAAAAATTCACTGCTTAGCCCATCCCTAAAAATAATGATAGTTAAAAACAACAGTAAACGTATGAAAAAAATAACAATGATCGCTTTATCCGCTCTAATCCTTATGAGCTGCGGCAATTCCAAAAACTCAGAGTTGGAAGCGGAATTAATGAATGATTCCGCCGACAGTTCACAAAGTATTTCTATTTCAAGAGATGTTTTGGATGAAATGATGCAAACCCTGCCATCGCCTATAGAGACGGCAAATCTGATCACTCAGTCTAAAAGTAGTTTTAAAAAAGAGCTTTTAATTCCTGCTCAGAATGCAGTAAACTTTCCGAATAAATATACACAGGCTCTTGCCCTTGGTGGTTACGGCGTGGATCTTGGATACATTAACCTTAACAATAAGATGCTTTATGTAGTTGAATACCTCGAAAGTGTAAACACCATTTCCAAGGAATTAAAAGTAAACCAATTCCTAGACTTCTCAACCTTAAACAACCTGGCAAAAAACAGGGACAATGTAGATTCTTTGATCCGTATTTCAACAGAAAACTTTAACCACATCGATGAATACCTTCGCAGCAAAGAACGTGGCGACCTGAGCGTACTTATTCTTATTGGCTCCTGGGTAGAAGGTCTTCACATGTTTAATAACATCGCAAAAGAAAATCCTTCAGAAGAAATCACTAAACGCATAGGCGAGCAAAAAATTATCATAAACAATATTTACGCTATTCTCGATAAAATAGATAAGATCGCTTACTACAGAGAATTAAAAGAGAAGTTAAAAGGATTGAAAGATGTTTATGCAAACGTAAAAGTCTCTTACGTATACAAAGAACCTGTAACCAAGGAAGTAAACGGTGAGTTGGTGATCGAAGACGGTTCTGAATCGGTAGTGGAAGTAACGGCTAAAGATCTGGAAGCGATTGACAGAGAAATTACCAAACTAAGAAATGCGATTTTTATAGTTTACAAATAATTTTACGCTCAGGCTATATGAAGAAAGTACAGGAAAAAATCAAGCTGCTGGTTCTGGCGCTAAGTTTAATTTTTGTGTGTTCTGGTTTTTTTACTTTTAAGAAAGGAGATTGCAGCACTTCAAAGATGACCGCAACTGCCGTAGATCAGTTGAAAAAATTTACTATGATCCAGGAATTTCCTTTTTACATGAAGAAAAAAAAGAAAGACGCGGAGACCGAGTATAAGAAACAAATTATAACATTGAACAGGGGAGTGCGTTACAAGTTTTTTGCCGTAAGAAATGCAGAATATGAAGGCCAGCCAATACTCTGCATTTACAACAACGAGAAGCAGGAGTTTCTCTTAGGATCAACCTATAATGTAACATTTAAAAAATTTTATAATGAATTGGAGTTTGAATGTAAAACTACCGGCAACTACTGTCTTTCGTTCAGTTTTCTGGATGGTATGGAAGGTTGTGCGCTAGGTGTTTTTTCTTCCCTTGTTAAAGAATAATACAGATTTAATATGACGCGCTTAATTTTAATCATTCTGTTATGCACTACGCATATCGCCTTTTCTCAAAATCCAGTCCTCAATATTTACCTGGATACAAAAGAAGTAAACAAAACAAAAGTTCCTGTTTATGCTTTTGTGAAATCGAATGGCAAATATTATTCTATTTTAAAAACGCAGGAAAGTAAAATAAATTTACCTGAACATGTTCAACTACATGAAATAGAAGCCCTGACATTCATTATTAAAAATGATACAATCACTTTTACGGTAGCAAAGCTACTTGAAGATTTAAAAACACACCCTGAGAAGAACGCCGTTGATGAATTGTACTACATGTTTAAGGAAATTAAAAAATGGGATCTGCGGATCGATAATTTTAAATACGCCAGCAAAGAACATCATTTAATAGCGAGTAAGGTTGAGAAAGAGAAAACTGCGGCAGGGAAAGATTATAAAGTATATAGCCTGCTTACCACTTCGTTTAAATATTATATTGTAAAAGTATAGCTGAGAACTACCTGGTTTGTTGTAGTTTTTTTACGATCCAGGGCAGGGTAAGTCCCTGTCCAACCAGCGTAAAAATTACCACGGCAACCGAAATAAAAATAAGCGGATCTCTAAAGGGAAATTTTGAACCGTCTGCTAACTCCTGGGGCAAACCAAGCGCAATAGCCAAAGACACAATACCACGCATACCCGACCAGCTGATTATAATACTGCTTTTAAAATCCAGTAAGGCATCTTTGGTTATCCTTCTTCTCTGGCCTCTAAAAGACTTAAGTAAGTTACGACGTTGAAGAAAAACGTAAATGATTCTTAAGAGTAATGCCACAAGTGTAATGATAAAGGCATAGAGCGTAAAGCGCAGAATATCTTCAGGATGAATACTTTTAAGAAGATAAGGAAACTGAAGCCCGATTAAAATAAAGATAAGTCCATTTAGAAGGAAAATTATAATGTCCCAAATGGCTTTCGACTGCATTTTAAGGTCTTCCGGAAATATGGTTTTACTGAAGCGTGAAATCATAAGTCCCAGCATAACAACGGCAATTACACCCGACACATGCACTTCTTCCGCAACCAGGTAGGTAACAAAAGGCATTAATAACATTAAGCCAATGGTTACCATAAAATTATGGTGCAGTCTGCTCAAAAAGAATCCTAGCAGCCTGGCCATAATCACGCCCACCAAAAATCCTCCAGCCATAAGAATGACAAACTCCAGCGAAGCTTTCCAGAAAACAAATGAGCTTCCCGTAACAGCGGCAACAGCAAACCGGTAGGCTACAAGCGCAGAGGCGTCATTCACCAGGCTTTCACCCTCCAGAATAGTGTTTGTAGAATGTGAAAGTCCCAGGCCTTTGGTGATGCTCATGGCGGCAACTGCATCGGTGGCTGAAAGAATGGATCCCAGCACAAAGGCAAGGGGCCAGGTCATGCCGGGAATTAAATAATAGGCAGCTACAGCAACACCAATGGCGGTCATAAACACAAGGGAAATAGCCAATGTGCTAATGGTGCTGATATTTGTTTTAAAAGTCGGGAAAGATAAATTAAAGGCAGCATCGTATAATAAAGGGGGAAGAAAAATCAGGAAAATAACTTCCGGGTTTATTTCAGTTCTTGGTAAAGAAGGAATAAAGCCCAGGCCAATGCCTGCAGCTATCAAAAGTACCGGGTAAGGGATCTTTATCTTATCAGCCAGGGCAGAGAGGCCAATCATAATGGCCATAATAACTATAATAACACTGTAATTTTCCATAAAATCTTGCCCCGAATTTCGCCCGCTAAAGATATGGCTTATTCTCATGGCAAACCAGTTTTAAATAAGTGCTGATTTCGCTCTTTTTAAACCGCGCAATAACATACCATTTAGTATGTTTTGTATATTTGTCTAAATTCAAAATGTATGAAGACTCTTACTGTTATTGCCTGTGTTTTACTTACTGTGTATTTCACATACAAAACGTACCGTTATTTTACCCTTGAGAAAAAGCTGGTGCAAAAATTAAATCCAGCAACGGTTATTCTGGATGTGCGAACCGAGCGGGAATATAGAACCGGGCACATAGAAGGGGCTGTAAACATTCCTCTGAGCAAGTTGCATGAAGATTCTATTGCTCTTGATAAAACCAAAGTGATTGTAACCTGCTGTTCACATGGTCTTAGAAGTGTAAAAGCCGTAACTTTATTAAAGGAGCATGGATTTAAAGAGGTATATAATGGGGGTGCCTGGCCTGACCTGGAAGAAATGATCAGACAAAAAAAATGACGCCGTAAGACGCCATTCTGTAGTAGTAGGTTAGCGGCTTAAGAAATGGGATTCATTTTAATCTCATAAATTATATACATGTCTTCTTCTTTACCGTCAAAAAACTTATCGAGTACTTGACGAATGTTGTTACAATAGAAAACGGAAGGCGCCGGCTTTGTATCGTCGGAGCCAACAATTTTTTTCGCCCAGATCACCGTAAAGGAATGATACTCTTCGCGGTGAGTCTTAATGTAATTTAAAACCTTGGTAAGCGCGTCTTCTTTCGAAATTTCACTACTAACGGTTGCCAGTGTGAAAAATTCAACAAGCAAAGGATTAAACGTTGTTACTTTTACTTCAAAAGGATCTGAATAAGTAAATTGAACCGTGTGTTTGGGATTGGTTTTACGGACTTCTTCCAGTATTTCTGCCTCCAGTAATGCAATGGTCTTAGGATCGGTGGTGTGTTGAGTTTTCATAATAAACTTTGAAAGTTTAAAGGTAAGCATTTAATAACAGATGTATTTTACATTAGGAGCAAAAGCAAAATGCCAAGCAGTTGGTATTTTTTGAAATTTCTTTCCCTATTTTGTGGTGGCAAATCTACATTTAATTTTAAAAAAGCCCGTTTTTACTGGGAAACAGTGCTTGGTACGTTATTGTAAATAGTTTAAGTAAATGTTATTAAACTAAACTACTATGAAAAAATTAACTTTACTATTAGCTCTTGTGTCTGGATCCCTGGCATCTTTCGCGCAAAACAACAACGATATCATTCCTCCGGCTCCTATCGAAGAATCGAAATTTTCGCTCGGTGTGAAAGGTGGCTTTGGACACGCTTTTTTAATTCCTTATGGAAATTATAAATTTATGCCATCGTGGGATGCAGGATTGTCGGCAGTTTATTCGCCTTATGTACACTTTGGGTTCGGCCTGGATGCAACTTATTCTACAGAGGGTTCTAAACTCCAGAATTCTGATTATACAAGTACAATAGATCTCAATTACATTCGCCTTGCTCCAAAAGCGATTTATTTTTTTAGATCTTATGAAATGGATTTTCGTCCTAAGATCTCCCTTGCTCCCACAGTTGGGTTCTTAACTAACTCTGCCGATGCCAAAGGATTTAATAAAACAGATTTTGGTGCCAGCGCTTCTTTAGGCTTTAACTACCGTTTGGTAAGAGCAATCTGGCTGAGCGTTGATGCAAGCTACTATCAAGGGTTAATTGATACTTATCCTTCGAATGGTGTAACAGATCTGAATGGGAATGCCCGTTTGGACGTAGGTTTCAACTTCGGATTTTAGTAATTAGTTATTCTCTTGCATAAATAAAGAGCGCTTTAAAAAAGGCGCTCTTTGTTTTTTATCTTTTTTGGTTTTCATTCGTCATTCTAAAATGTACATATACTATACGTTTCCGGGCTTCATTACTTGTAAAAATCTCTGAGATTAGCTATCCGGGCCGCTTTTATTCAATTATTTATTAAAAAAGAGCCGGGTTATCAACAAAATAGGGCTTTTTTTTGGGTAGACACTTGACAGGCTTAGATAATGCTCTTATGTTTGTGCCAGAATTAAATTGTTTAACCTTAAAAAAAAACAAAATGAACAAAGAAGAATTGATCGAAGCTATCGCAACTGGCTCAAATTTGACAAAAGCAGACGCTGGTCGTGCATTAGCTGCAACTATCGAAGCTATTGAAAAATCCCTAAAAAAAGGTGACCGTGTTGGTTTAGTAGGTTTTGGCGCTTTCTCAGTAGCTAAACGTGCTGCTCGTATGGGACGTAATCCTCAAACAGGAAAAGCTATTAAAATTGCTGCTAAAAAAGTAGTAAAATTTAAAGCTGGTGCTGATTTAGCAACTGCTGTTAATAAAGGAAAATAATTTTCGGCAACGAGAATTCAGAAAGGATGTTGAGAAATCAACATCCTTTTTTTTGGCAATAAACTTAATTTTTAGTTTGTTTTTTTAGATCTTCCTCAACAAGCATTAAAATGTTGAGGTGGTAAAAAAAGTTGAGTGCCATGTAATCACTGTACACAATGTTTTGCAAAATAATGACGCTTGTTTTAGATTCGGGAAAGAAAAAATTAAGTGAGACAAATCCCGGTGTAAATCCTGTTAAACCAAAACTTGTAATATCTCCCTTCTCTTCCCTGGTAATACCATAGCCGTAGTAGGTGGTTCCAAATAATGGGTGATTGCGGATGGCCATTTTCTTTTGAGTCACCATTAATTCTAAAGTAGCAGGTTTCAGAAGTTTATTCGCAAACAACGCATTATTCCAGATCAGAAGATCCTCTGCCGTAGAAATAAAAGTTCCCGCGGCCGCATAATTTCGAAAGGAATTATATTCCACCTGTAAAACACTATTGCTATCTAAAGTGTAACCTTTTGTAAAACCCGGATAGCTCAGAAATTCAGGATGTAAAGTTTTTCCCATACCACAACTTTTAAAAAGTTCGCTCGAATAAGCAGCAAACGATTTTCCCGATATTCTTTCAATTATCTGTGACAGCAGTTCGTAGCCCAATTGAGAATAGGAGAATTTTGTCCCGGGCTTAAATTCCGTTGAA is a genomic window of Sphingobacteriaceae bacterium containing:
- a CDS encoding Na+/H+ antiporter — translated: MENYSVIIVIMAIMIGLSALADKIKIPYPVLLIAAGIGLGFIPSLPRTEINPEVIFLIFLPPLLYDAAFNLSFPTFKTNISTISTLAISLVFMTAIGVAVAAYYLIPGMTWPLAFVLGSILSATDAVAAMSITKGLGLSHSTNTILEGESLVNDASALVAYRFAVAAVTGSSFVFWKASLEFVILMAGGFLVGVIMARLLGFFLSRLHHNFMVTIGLMLLMPFVTYLVAEEVHVSGVIAVVMLGLMISRFSKTIFPEDLKMQSKAIWDIIIFLLNGLIFILIGLQFPYLLKSIHPEDILRFTLYAFIITLVALLLRIIYVFLQRRNLLKSFRGQRRRITKDALLDFKSSIIISWSGMRGIVSLAIALGLPQELADGSKFPFRDPLIFISVAVVIFTLVGQGLTLPWIVKKLQQTR
- a CDS encoding sulfurtransferase, with protein sequence MKTLTVIACVLLTVYFTYKTYRYFTLEKKLVQKLNPATVILDVRTEREYRTGHIEGAVNIPLSKLHEDSIALDKTKVIVTCCSHGLRSVKAVTLLKEHGFKEVYNGGAWPDLEEMIRQKK
- a CDS encoding serine hydrolase translates to MNLVSLLNFNKLKPILNFLIFLVFVGKFPAQLNRQINSLLSDKKFRFNGVVLISRDGKQIYCKVKGYSHFTDKTPLKKDQQFVIGSLSKQFTAVMILQEYEKGHIDLFAPISLYLPELKPSWADTVTVHQLLTHTHGIVDLTNSTEFKPGTKFSYSQLGYELLSQIIERISGKSFAAYSSELFKSCGMGKTLHPEFLSYPGFTKGYTLDSNSVLQVEYNSFRNYAAAGTFISTAEDLLIWNNALFANKLLKPATLELMVTQKKMAIRNHPLFGTTYYGYGITREEKGDITSFGLTGFTPGFVSLNFFFPESKTSVIILQNIVYSDYMALNFFYHLNILMLVEEDLKKQTKN
- a CDS encoding DNA-binding protein HU (histone-like DNA-binding protein); protein product: MNKEELIEAIATGSNLTKADAGRALAATIEAIEKSLKKGDRVGLVGFGAFSVAKRAARMGRNPQTGKAIKIAAKKVVKFKAGADLATAVNKGK